From Longimicrobium sp., one genomic window encodes:
- a CDS encoding NAD(P)H-dependent glycerol-3-phosphate dehydrogenase — protein sequence MSLERTAVIGAGSWGTALANLLAKKGGETVLWSFEPEVAESIRAEQVNRRYLDSVRLDERLRVTTDMEEALDGASVVVSVSPSHVVRPVMAQAARHMAPGALVVSASKGIENESLKTMDEVLADVLPDGNAAAFLSGPSFAQEVGEEHPTAVTIASHQPEAAERAQALFQTPYFRVYTSSDVRGVELGGSLKNVIAIAAGVVEGLGYRHNTQAALITRGLAEITRLGVAAGAEPSTFAGLAGMGDLILTCTGSLSRNRQVGIELGRGRPIDEILGGMVAVAEGVRTARSARDLARKLGIEMPIVEVVHAMLYEGLAATRALELLMLREPRRETWG from the coding sequence TTGAGCCTGGAGCGCACCGCAGTCATCGGCGCCGGGAGCTGGGGGACGGCGCTCGCCAACCTCCTCGCCAAGAAGGGCGGTGAGACCGTCCTCTGGTCGTTCGAGCCCGAGGTGGCGGAATCGATCCGCGCCGAGCAGGTCAACCGCCGCTACCTGGACAGCGTGCGGCTGGACGAACGGCTGCGCGTGACCACCGACATGGAGGAGGCGCTCGACGGCGCATCCGTTGTCGTCTCCGTGTCGCCGTCGCACGTGGTGCGGCCGGTGATGGCGCAGGCGGCGCGGCACATGGCCCCAGGTGCGCTGGTGGTGAGCGCGTCCAAGGGGATCGAGAACGAGTCGTTGAAGACGATGGACGAGGTCCTGGCCGACGTCCTCCCCGACGGAAACGCCGCCGCCTTCCTCTCCGGCCCCTCCTTCGCGCAGGAGGTGGGGGAGGAGCACCCGACGGCCGTCACCATCGCCTCGCACCAGCCCGAGGCCGCCGAGCGGGCGCAGGCGCTCTTCCAGACCCCGTACTTCCGCGTCTACACGAGCAGCGACGTGCGCGGGGTGGAGCTGGGCGGGTCGCTCAAGAACGTCATCGCCATCGCGGCCGGCGTCGTGGAGGGGCTCGGGTACCGCCACAACACGCAGGCCGCCCTCATCACCCGCGGCCTCGCCGAGATCACGCGGTTGGGCGTCGCCGCCGGCGCGGAGCCGTCGACGTTCGCGGGGCTGGCGGGGATGGGCGACCTCATCCTCACCTGCACGGGCTCCCTCAGTCGCAACCGGCAGGTGGGGATCGAGCTGGGGCGTGGCCGGCCCATCGACGAGATCCTGGGCGGGATGGTGGCGGTGGCGGAGGGGGTGCGCACCGCGCGCTCGGCCCGCGACCTCGCGCGCAAGCTGGGGATCGAGATGCCCATCGTAGAGGTGGTGCACGCGATGCTGTACGAGGGCCTCGCCGCCACGCGCGCGCTGGAGCTCCTCATGCT
- the plsY gene encoding glycerol-3-phosphate 1-O-acyltransferase PlsY: MSPWLALAASYLWGAVPASYLAGKWSRGIDLRRHGSGNLGATNTFRVLGAKVAAPVMVFDILKGFLPVFLFTRWDEPAGWQWGLAYGAAAIVGHVFPVYMGFKGGKGVATGAGVFLALAPLALGVALLTWLGVLKMTRMVSAASLAGAAVLAVVLALAPPPDGHVEIRWLGWAIAAFVIFSHRANLRRIVRGEEPRFGRGHEPEATVAAAAITADAEEVR, from the coding sequence TTGAGCCCCTGGCTGGCGCTCGCGGCGTCGTACCTGTGGGGCGCGGTCCCGGCCAGCTACCTGGCCGGGAAGTGGTCGCGCGGCATCGACCTGCGACGGCACGGAAGCGGCAACCTGGGCGCCACCAACACCTTCCGCGTCCTCGGCGCAAAGGTGGCGGCGCCGGTGATGGTCTTCGACATCCTCAAGGGCTTCCTCCCCGTCTTCCTCTTCACCCGCTGGGACGAGCCCGCCGGCTGGCAGTGGGGCCTGGCGTACGGCGCGGCGGCCATCGTGGGGCACGTCTTTCCGGTGTACATGGGGTTCAAGGGGGGGAAGGGGGTCGCGACCGGGGCGGGGGTCTTCCTCGCGCTGGCCCCGCTCGCCCTGGGCGTGGCGCTCCTCACCTGGCTGGGGGTGCTCAAGATGACGCGGATGGTGTCGGCGGCGTCGCTGGCGGGCGCGGCCGTGCTGGCTGTGGTGCTGGCCCTGGCGCCGCCGCCGGACGGCCACGTGGAGATCCGCTGGCTGGGGTGGGCGATCGCCGCGTTCGTCATCTTCTCGCACCGCGCCAACCTGCGCCGCATCGTGCGCGGCGAGGAGCCCCGCTTCGGGCGCGGGCACGAGCCGGAGGCCACCGTGGCCGCCGCGGCCATCACCGCAGACGCGGAGGAGGTCCGTTGA